The following are encoded together in the Eulemur rufifrons isolate Redbay chromosome 28, OSU_ERuf_1, whole genome shotgun sequence genome:
- the CEP55 gene encoding centrosomal protein of 55 kDa, translated as MSTRSTKDLIKSKWVSKPSNSKSETALQRFKGEIAALKTSVDEITSGKGKLTDKERQRLLEKIRVLEAESEKNAFHLTEKDKEIQRLRDQLKARYSTTALLEQLEEKTKEGERREQLLKSLSEETEVLKKQLSAATARLAELESKASTLHLSQTVAANSFNSSVNNIHDIEIQLKDALEKNQQWLVYDQQREVYVKGLLAKIFELEKKTETAAHSLPQQTKKAESEGYLQEEKQKYYTHLLANAKKDLEVERQTVTQLSFELSEFRRKYEETQKEVQDLNQLLCSQRKADVQHLEDDRHKTEKIQRLKEENDTARGKLEKEKKRSEELLSQVQFLYTSLLRQQEEQTRVALLEQQMQACALDFENEKLDRQNMQHQLHVILKELRKARSQITQLESLKQLHEFALAEPLVAFQGENENRVKVASPRSPTAALNESLVECPKCNMQYPATEHRDLLVHVEYCSK; from the exons ATGTCTACCAGAAGTACCAAAGATTTAATTAAAAGTAAGTGGGTATCAAAGCCTAGTAACTCCAAATCCGAAACTGCATTACAGAGATTCAAGGGAGAAATTGCAGCCTTAAAAACATCAGTGGATGAAATCACGAGCGGAAAAGGAAAGCTGACTGATAAAGAGAGACAAAGGCTTTTGGAG aaaattcgAGTCCTTGAAGCAGAGAGCGAGAAGAATGCTTTTCACCTCACAGAGAAGGACAAAGAAATACAGCGACTCAGAGACCAGCTGAAGGCCAGATACAGCACTACGGCATTGCTTGAACAgctggaagaaaaaacaaaggaaggtGAAAGGAGGGAGCAATTGTTGAAATCCTTATCTGAAGAGACAGAAGTATTGAAAAAACAGTTGTCAGCTGCGACCGCAAGACTTGCTGAGCTTGAAAGCAAAGCCAGTACACTTCATTTATCACAG ACTGTGGCTGCAAACTCCTTCAACTCATCAGTGAATAATATTCATGACATAGAAATACAGCTGAAAGAT GCGCTGGAGAAAAATCAGCAGTGGCTTGTGTATGATCAGCAGCGAGAGGTCTACGTGAAAGGACTTTTGGCAAAGATCTTTGAGTTGGAAAAGAAAACGGAAACAGCTGCTCATTCACTCCCACAGCAGACAAAAAAGGCTGAATCAGAAG GTTATCTTCaagaagagaagcaaaaataCTACACCCATCTCTTGGCAAATGCCAAAAAAGATCTTGAGGTTGAACGACAAACCGTAACTCAGTTGAGTTTTGAACTTAGTGAATTTCgaagaaaatatgaagaaaccCAAAAAGAAGTTCAAGATTTAAATCAACTGTTGTGTTCCCAAAGAAAGGCAGATGTACAACATCTGGAAGATGATAGgcataaaacagagaaaatacaaaGACTCAAGGAGGAGAATGATACTGCTCGGGGAAAActtgaaaaagagaagaagagatcTGAAGAGCTCTTATCTCAG GTCCAGTTTCTTTACACGTCTCTGCTAAGGCAGCAAGAGGAACAAACACGGGTAGCTCTGTTGGAACAACAG ATGCAGGCATGTGCTTTagactttgaaaatgaaaaacttgaCCGTCAAAATATGCAGCATCAGTTGCATGTAATCCTTAAGGAGCTCCGAAAAGCAAGAAGTCAGATAACACAGTTAGAATCCTTG AAGCAGCTTCATGAATTTGCCCTCGCAGAGCCATTAGTTGCTTTCCAGGGAGAGAATGAAAACAGAGTGAAAGTTGCTTCCCCAAGAAGCCCCACTGCTGCACTCAACGAAAGCCTGGTGGAGTGTCCCAAGTGCAATATGCAGTATCCAGCCACGGAACATCGAGATCTGCTTGTCCATGTGGAATACTGTTCAAAGTAG